A stretch of DNA from Mycobacterium senriense:
CATCAGGTTTCGGTTGGCGCGTTCGAGGCGGCCGGCGATTACCGGCTCTTCCCGGACGCCGGTGAGCCGTGGACGGTGTCCAAGCTCTACTACAACCACGGGTTCCTGCGCGCGCGGATGCAATTGCTGCACGACGAAGCCATCAAGCACGGTCAAGAACCCCCGTTCAAGAAGTGGCTCGAACACTGGGACGCCAAGTACGATCCGTTCGAGTCCCGGGTCACCACGCGGGTCGAGTGCTCGGCGTACTTCAGTCAGCGCGACGACGCGCTGCGCGCACACACCACCCAGATCGACCCCGACCACGACTTCTTCGCCGCTCCCATCGCGTGGCAGCAACGGCTTTGGCCCACTGAGGAATTCGAGTTGGCGCGCTCACGCGTCCCGGTCCGGCTGCCCGAGGACGACCTGTTCGCCGGAATCGAGAGCGACGAGTGAATCACCTCTATCTGGTCGTGACCGCCGCCGGCTGGCAGGCCGACGGCCCGCCCCACCACACCGGCCCCGATTTCGGCAAGGCCAGCCCGATCGGGCTGCTGATCGTCGTGTTGCTTTTGATCAGCACGCTGTTTCTGCTGCGGTCGATGAACCGCCAGCTGAAGAAGGTGCCGGAATCGTTTGATCCCAAGCATCCCGAACCGGACCAGGCCGCCGACGAGGGCACCGACGCGGTCGACCCGGGCGGCGCCCCCGACCAGGCGGACGGTTCACCGCGAGCCCCGGGGCCCGGCGATGAGCCCGGCTGACCCCGCGTCGACGAACACCCTTGGGCTGGCGACCAGCCCGTATCTGCGCCAGCACGCCGACAATCCGGTGCATTGGCAGCAGTGGACGCCCGAGGCACTGGCCGAAGCCGCCGCCCGCGACGTGCCGATCCTGCTCTCGGTCGGCTACGCGGCCTGCCACTGGTGCCACGTCATGGCCCACGAATCGTTCGAGGACGACGAAGTGGCCGCCGCGATGAACGCGGAGTTCGTCTGCGTCAAGGTCGACCGTGAGGAACGCCCGGACATCGACGCGGTGTACATGAACGCCACGGTCGCGCTCACCGGGCAGGGCGGCTGGCCGATGACGTGTTTCCTCACGCCGGACGGCCGCCCCTTCTTCTGCGGCACGTACTATCCGAAAGCGGGCTTCCTGCAACTTCTTTCGGCTGTATCCGCCACTTGGCGGGAGCGTCGTGATGAGGTGGAGGAGGCCTCCGACAATATCGCCGGTGAGCTACGCAAGATGGCTTCGGCTCTCCCGGGTGCCGGTCCGGCCGTGGCGCCCGAGCTGTGCGACCACGCCGTCGCCACGCTGCTCAGGGAACGCGACGCGGTGCACGGCGGGTTCGGCGGTGCGCCCAAATTCCCACCGTCGGCGCTGCTCGAGGCGCTGCTGCGGCACTTCGAGCGCACCGGATCGCCGGCGGCCCTCGCGGCGGTCGCGCACACCGGCGCCGCGATGGCGCGCGGCGGCATCTACGACCAGCTCGGCGGCGGATTCGCCCGCTACAGCGTCGACAACGCCTGGGTGGTCCCGCATTTCGAGAAGATGCTGTACGACAACGCGCTGCTGCTGCGCGCGTATGCGCACTGGGCCAGGCGCACCGGTGATCCGCTGGCGCGCCGGGTCACCGCCCAGACCGCCCGGTTCCTGCTCGACGATCTGGCCGACGGCGCCATGTTCACCTCGTCGCTGGACGCCGACGCCGACGGCCGGGAGGGATCGACCTATGTCTGGACACCGGCGCAGCTGAACGAGGTGCTCGGGCCCGACGACGGCCCTTGGGCGGCAGGCGTTTTCGCGGTCACTCCGGGCGGCACGTTCGAGCACGGCGCCTCGGTGCTGCAGCTACCCGCGGATCCCGAAGATCCGCAACGGCTGGACCGGGTGCGGTCCGCGCTGCTGGCCGCCCGGCATAGCCGAATCCAGCCCGGCCGCGACGACAAGGTCGTCACGTCGTGGAACGGGCTGGCGATCACCGCGTTGGTGGAGGCCGGGGTGGCGCTCGACGAGCCCGAATTGATCGACGCCGCAAGGCGTTGCGCGCGGGCGCTGCTGGAATTGCATGTCGTCGACGGCCGGTTGCGACGCGCCAGCCTGGGCGGCGTCGTCGGCGACAGCGTTGCCATTCTCGAGGACCACGCGATGCTGGCCACCGGGCTGCTTGCGCTCTATCAGCTGAGCGCCGACGCGACCTGGCTGACCGCGGCCACCGACCTGCTGGACACCGCGCTGGCGCACTTCGCCGATCGGGCGCAACCCGGCCGCTGGTTCGACACCGCCGACGATGCCGAGCAGTTGGTGCTCCGGCCGGCCGACCCGCTGGACGGCGCGACTCCGTCGGGAGCGTCGTCGATCACCGAGGCGCTGCTGACCGCCGCGCACCTGGTCGACGGCGACCGCGCCGAGCGTTATCTACGGGCGGCGGCCGAATCGCTGGGCGCGCACTCGCTGCTGTTGGACCGTGCGCCGCGGTCGGCCGGGCATTGGCTGGCCGTCGCCGAAGCGGCGGTGCGCGGACCGCTGCAGATCGCGGTCGCCTGCGACTCGCCGGCCTCGGCGCTACTCGCCCACGCGCGGCGGCTGGCGCCCGGCGGGGCGATCGTCGTGGGCGGGGAGCTGGATTCGTCGGCGCTGCTGGCCGGCCGGCCCCGGGTGGGCGGCGCCGACGCCGCCTACGTGTGCCGCGGGCAGGCCTGCGACCTGCCGGTGACGACGCCGGCCGAACTGGCCGCTGCCATAGGTGTTTCCGGCCGCTAGCGCGCGGTTACCCTGCGTCCCATGCCGAACGCCGCCAGGACCGAAGCGATCAGGAACACGGTCAACCGCTACATCGAGTTGGTCGCCAAGGGCGGCGCCGATGACTTGGTCGAGTTGTACGCCGACGACGCCACCGTCGAGGATCCGGTCGGCGGCGAGGTGCACATCGGCCGGCAGGCCATCCACGGCTTCTACTCCGCGGTCAGCGAACTGCAGCGCGAATCCGAACTGCTGACGCTGCGCGTCGCCGGCAACGAGGCGGCCTTCCAATTCCGGCTGACCGTGACCGCGGGCGAGCGCCGGATGGTGATCGAGCCGATCGACGTCATGGTCTTCGACGCCCAAGGCAAGATCGCCTCGATGAAGGCCTACTGGTCGCCGGAGGACGACGTCGCCCCGGCCTAGCCGCCCGCCAGCCAGGCGTGGTCGCCGGTGTAGAAGACGGCGAACCACATGGCGATGTAGTGCAGGATCGCCGCGATCGCGGTGAAGGCGTGGAAGAACTCGTGGTAGCCGAAAGTCGTCGGCCATGGGTCGGGCCAGCGCAGCCCGTAGAAGATGCCGCCCACGCTGTAGAAGACGCCGCCCACCGCCAGCAGCACCATCGCGGCCACCCCGGCCTGGTGCAGGATCGTGGGTGCGAACCAGACGGCCACCCACCCGAGTAGCAGATAGAGCGGCACGCCGACCCAGCGCGGCGCCGTCGGCCAGCACATCTTCAACGCGATGCCGGCGGCCGCGCCGCCCCACACGATGCACTGCACAAGCACCCCGGTGTTCTGCGGCATGACCAGCCGCGCGAACGGGGTGTAGCTGCCGGCGATGAACACGAAGATCATCGAATGGTCGAGCCGCTTCATCCGGCTGCGCGCGACGGCCGACTTCCAGTGCACCCGGTGATAGGTGGCGCTGACCGCGAACATCGCCACCGTCGCCGCGGCGTAGACCAGCGTCGAGTGGCCGGCGCGGGGCGAGGAGAGCGCCCAGGACACCGACACCAGCGTGGCGCCGGTGATGATGGCCAGCCACGCCGAGACGAAGTGGATCCAGCCGCGCAACCGGGGCTTGCCCAGGAACTGGGCGGCGCCCTCGACGAACTGCTCGACGGTGTTGCCTGGAACGATCGACTCGGGTTCGGGATCCGGGGTGGGGACGGTGCTGGTCTGGCTGCTCATGTCTCCGTGTCTTGCTCTCGCAACGTGGGGTACCGGTGGGGAGGCCGCCGGGAGGCTGCTCACGATCCACAGTAACCAGGGATGGTTACGGCGCTGTCTCGACTTCTCAGCCGACCGGGCCGAAATGAGAACCGGGAATTAATCACCGCTGGCAGTAGGGTGGATGTTCGTGGAAATTATCCCGCCGCGCCTCAAAGAGCCGCTGTATCGCGTCTACGAGTTGCGGCTGCGGCAGGGCCTGGCCGCCTCGAAATCCCAGCTGCCGCGGCACATCGCCGTGCTGTGCGACGGGAACCGGCGGTGGGCCCGCGACGCGGGATACGAGGACGTCAGCTACGGCTACCGCATGGGCGCGTCCAAGATCGCCGAGATGCTGCGCTGGTGTCAGGAAGCTGGGGTCGAAATGACCACGGTGTACCTGCTGTCCACCGAAAACCTGCAACGCGATCCCGACGAGCTGGCCGGCCTGATCGAAATCATCACCGACGTCGTGGAGGAGATCTGCGCACCGGCCAACCGCTGGAGTGTGCGCACGGTGGGGGACTTGGAACTGCTCGGCGACGAGCCGGCCCGCCGGCTGCGCGGTGCGGTCGAGTCCACGCCCAGCGTCGCGCCCTTTCACGTCAACGTGGCCGTCGGCTACGGCGGCCGGCAGGAGATCGTCGGCGCGGTGCGTGCGTTGCTGAACAAAGAACTCGCGAACGGCGCCACCGGGGAGGAGCTGGTCGAGGCGGTGACCGTCGAGGCCATCTCCGAGAACCTCTACACGTCCGGGCAGCCCGACCCCGACCTGGTGATCCGCACCTCGGGCGAGCAACGGCTGTCCGGATTCCTGCTGTGGCAGAGCGCGTATTCGGAGATGTGGTTCTGCGAAACGCATTGGCCGGCGTTCCGCCGCGTCGACTTCTTGCGCGCGCTGCGGGACTACAGCCAGCGGGATCGCCGGCACGGCAAGTAGCCCCAAAGACCTTCAGCGCCCGCTCGCGCGCGTGCCACACTAAGGACATGGCTGCGCTGTCGGCGGTGGTATTCACGCTGAGCGCCTGGCTGGGCCTGTATCTGGCCGCCCGCGATCCGCGCAAACCCGTCCTCGCGCTGGCCGCGGCCGGGCTGTGCGGTTTCGCGCTTGTGGTGGGCCTGGATGCGCGGTTCGCACCGCCGGCCCCGGGCCTGCCCAGCTGCTGAGTCGGGTCGAGATCTACCTGGCGGTCATCCCCGGTGTGGCCTGGTTCGCGGTGCTCGTCGAGTTGTCCCGGCCCAGTGACGGCTGGCGCTCACGCACCCGCGAGGTGTTACTCGTGGCCGGGGTCGCCGCGCTGGCCCTGTGCGGGGCGGCGCTGGCCGGCAGCGTCGACGGGCCGCTGCGGTTAGGCCACTGGCTGATGTTCGTGGTGATCTCGGTGTCGACGCTCGGCGCGATGGTCGTCGCGCTGCGCCGCCCTCGACGCCCGAGGCCGGCGGTGGGACTCGCCGTCACCGCGACCCTGTTCTTCGCGCTGAGCAATGCGATCCTGGTCATTCCGCTGGG
This window harbors:
- the mca gene encoding mycothiol conjugate amidase Mca — its product is MSELRLMAVHAHPDDESSKGAATLARYADEGHRVLVVTLTGGERGDILNPAMDLPEVHGHIAEIRRDEMAKAAEILGVEHTWLGFVDSGLPQGDPPPPLPEGCFALVPLEESVEALVRVVREFRPHVMTTYDETGGYPHPDHVRCHQVSVGAFEAAGDYRLFPDAGEPWTVSKLYYNHGFLRARMQLLHDEAIKHGQEPPFKKWLEHWDAKYDPFESRVTTRVECSAYFSQRDDALRAHTTQIDPDHDFFAAPIAWQQRLWPTEEFELARSRVPVRLPEDDLFAGIESDE
- a CDS encoding thioredoxin domain-containing protein, yielding MSPADPASTNTLGLATSPYLRQHADNPVHWQQWTPEALAEAAARDVPILLSVGYAACHWCHVMAHESFEDDEVAAAMNAEFVCVKVDREERPDIDAVYMNATVALTGQGGWPMTCFLTPDGRPFFCGTYYPKAGFLQLLSAVSATWRERRDEVEEASDNIAGELRKMASALPGAGPAVAPELCDHAVATLLRERDAVHGGFGGAPKFPPSALLEALLRHFERTGSPAALAAVAHTGAAMARGGIYDQLGGGFARYSVDNAWVVPHFEKMLYDNALLLRAYAHWARRTGDPLARRVTAQTARFLLDDLADGAMFTSSLDADADGREGSTYVWTPAQLNEVLGPDDGPWAAGVFAVTPGGTFEHGASVLQLPADPEDPQRLDRVRSALLAARHSRIQPGRDDKVVTSWNGLAITALVEAGVALDEPELIDAARRCARALLELHVVDGRLRRASLGGVVGDSVAILEDHAMLATGLLALYQLSADATWLTAATDLLDTALAHFADRAQPGRWFDTADDAEQLVLRPADPLDGATPSGASSITEALLTAAHLVDGDRAERYLRAAAESLGAHSLLLDRAPRSAGHWLAVAEAAVRGPLQIAVACDSPASALLAHARRLAPGGAIVVGGELDSSALLAGRPRVGGADAAYVCRGQACDLPVTTPAELAAAIGVSGR
- a CDS encoding nuclear transport factor 2 family protein, whose amino-acid sequence is MPNAARTEAIRNTVNRYIELVAKGGADDLVELYADDATVEDPVGGEVHIGRQAIHGFYSAVSELQRESELLTLRVAGNEAAFQFRLTVTAGERRMVIEPIDVMVFDAQGKIASMKAYWSPEDDVAPA
- the trhA gene encoding PAQR family membrane homeostasis protein TrhA; the protein is MSSQTSTVPTPDPEPESIVPGNTVEQFVEGAAQFLGKPRLRGWIHFVSAWLAIITGATLVSVSWALSSPRAGHSTLVYAAATVAMFAVSATYHRVHWKSAVARSRMKRLDHSMIFVFIAGSYTPFARLVMPQNTGVLVQCIVWGGAAAGIALKMCWPTAPRWVGVPLYLLLGWVAVWFAPTILHQAGVAAMVLLAVGGVFYSVGGIFYGLRWPDPWPTTFGYHEFFHAFTAIAAILHYIAMWFAVFYTGDHAWLAGG
- a CDS encoding (2Z,6E)-farnesyl diphosphate synthase; this translates as MEIIPPRLKEPLYRVYELRLRQGLAASKSQLPRHIAVLCDGNRRWARDAGYEDVSYGYRMGASKIAEMLRWCQEAGVEMTTVYLLSTENLQRDPDELAGLIEIITDVVEEICAPANRWSVRTVGDLELLGDEPARRLRGAVESTPSVAPFHVNVAVGYGGRQEIVGAVRALLNKELANGATGEELVEAVTVEAISENLYTSGQPDPDLVIRTSGEQRLSGFLLWQSAYSEMWFCETHWPAFRRVDFLRALRDYSQRDRRHGK